One Natator depressus isolate rNatDep1 chromosome 13, rNatDep2.hap1, whole genome shotgun sequence genomic region harbors:
- the LOC141997092 gene encoding LOW QUALITY PROTEIN: olfactory receptor 4M1-like (The sequence of the model RefSeq protein was modified relative to this genomic sequence to represent the inferred CDS: deleted 2 bases in 1 codon; substituted 1 base at 1 genomic stop codon) translates to MEVDWHQLAQWLLELVTEFVLLGLSQTREIQLFLFVLFFVFYSVILPANIIILTIWGDPHLGSPMYFFLANLAFLDICYCSIPSPPKMLADFFSHHKTISYGGXKVQIFFFHFLGAAEVFLLMGMAFDRYVAICHCLRYASMMSREVCCALVGAAWAGGFTHSFLQVVLIIQLPFCGPNELDNFFCDISQVIKLACTDVYLVEILTFSNNGLVILLCFLLLLVSYSLLLLKLWAHSPRGQNKVASTCVTHIIVVFVMFVPAIYIYCRPFRTIPLEKVLAVLHTVVFPLTNPMIYTFRNKEVKLAMSRMVSRCGSWERELTK, encoded by the exons ATGGAGGTCGACTGGCATCAGCTTGCCCAGTGGCTACTTGAACTGGTGACGGAGTTTGTGCTGCTGGGGTTATCTCAGACCCGGGAGATCCAGCTCTTCCTCTTCGTCTTGTTCTTTGTCTTCTATTCTGTGATCCTCCCTGCCAACATCATCATCCTTACCATCTGGGGCGACCCTCACCTGGGCTcccccatgtatttcttcctagCCAACCTGGCCTTCCTGGACATCTGCTACTGCtccatc ccctcccccccaaagatGCTGGCTGACTTCTTCTCCCACCATAAAACCATCTCCTATGGGGGCTGAAAAGTGCAGATCTTCTTCTTCCACTTCCTGGGGGCAGCTGAGGTCTTCCTGCTCATGGGCATGGCCTTTGACAGGTATGTGGCCATCTGCCATTGCCTGCGCTATGCCAGCATGATGAGTAGGGAGGTCTGCTGTGCCCTGGTGGGGGCTGCTTGGGCTGGGGGCTTCACGCACTCTTTCCTCCAGGTGGTGTTGATCATCCAGCTCCCGTTCTGTGGCCCCAACGAGCTGGACAATTTCTTCTGTGACATCAGCCAGGTGATCAAGCTGGCCTGCACTGATGTCTA CCTGGTGGAGATCCTGACCTTCTCCAACAATGGGCTGGTCATACTCCTgtgcttccttctcctcctggTCTCCTACTCCCTCCTCCTGCTCAAGCTCTGGGCACACTCTCCCCGGGGCCAGAACAAAGTGGCCTCCACCTGCGTCACCCACATCATCGTCGTCTTCGTCATGTTCGTGCCGGCCATCTACATCTACTGCCGTCCCTTCCGCACCATCCCTCTGGAGAAGGTATTAGCTGTGCTGCACACCGTTGTCTTCCCCCTCACCAACCCCATGATCTACACCTTCAGGAACAAGGAGGTGAAGCTGGCCATGAGCAGGATGGTTAGCAGATGTGGGTCTTGGGAAAGGGAACTGACCAAGTAA